In one Cyclopterus lumpus isolate fCycLum1 chromosome 22, fCycLum1.pri, whole genome shotgun sequence genomic region, the following are encoded:
- the rmnd1 gene encoding required for meiotic nuclear division protein 1 homolog isoform X2, which yields MLLRTLWSRLGALGPSGRKPVCICASARLSQCVQPRQCEPKPRTQSNWGAPGISARASGLHTAHPQSKCGGGQTRFYSPDLVKPVLKPSLKPAAVSVKRVPKGPRTKQPSRANQPSLNVDQDMMQCIAFATADQYHLPTLCHALIGHGFQEIDLPRDASNVLLISTDMAAKPDDDAVMFFFREGSVVFWNVEEKMMKKVLRILEQHEIQPYEVALVHWENEEINYTVGEGNTKLERGNFILSDKMDPHEAALEKFAFSNALCLSVKLAIWEVFLDSFVESIQSIPETLKSGKRVKLSSAEVMKKIGELFSLRHCINLRSDLLITPDFYWDREHLEKLYDKTCQFLSINRRVNVVNEKLEHCSQLTDLMRSHLSEKHSLRLEWMIIILIAIEVMFELAKMIF from the exons ATGCTTCTCCGGACGCTGTGGTCCAGACTGGGAGCCCTGGGGCCATCAGGGAGGAAACCAGTCTGCATCTGTGCCTCGGCCCGTCTGTCCCAGTGCGTCCAACCGCGCCAGTGTGAACCCAAACCCAGGACTCAGTCAAACTGGGGGGCCCCAGGGATCTCTGCAAGGGCCTCTGGTCTACACACTGCTCACCCACAGAGTAAATGTGGAGGCGGACAGACGCGGTTTTATTCCCCCGACCTGGTGAAGCCCGTCTTGAAACCGAGTTTAAAACCAGCAGCAGTGTCCGTGAAAAGGGTTCCCAAAGGACCGAGAACCAAGCAGCCTTCCAGAGCCAACCAGCCTTCCCTGAACGTggaccag GATATGATGCAATGCATTGCCTTTGCGACAGCAGATCAGTATCATTTGCCGACACTTTGCCACGCCTTGATTGGCCACGGCTTCCAAGAGATAGATTTGCCAAGAG ATGCCTCAAATGTGCTGTTGATAAGCACGGACATGGCTGCTAAACCCGATGACGATGCGGTAATGTTCTTCTTCAG GGAAGGCTCAGTCGTTTTCTGGAATGTTGAAgagaaaatg ATGAAAAAGGTGTTGAGAATATTGGAACAGCATGAGATTCAACCCTATGAAGTAGCATTGGTCCACTGGGAAAATGAGGAGATTAATTACACTGTTGGAGA GGGAAACACAAAGCTCGAGCGTGGCAACTTTATCCTGAGTGATAAGATGGATCCACATGAAGCTGCTCTGGAGAAATTTGCATTTTCAAACGCACTGTGCTTGTCAG TGAAGCTGGCGATATGGGAGGTGTTTCTAGACAGCTTTGTGGAGTCAATTCAATCCATTCCAGAG ACGCTGAAATCTGGCAAAAGAGTTAAATTGTCCTCTGCAGAGGTTATGAAGAAGATAGGGGAACTTTTCAGCTTACG aCACTGTATAAACCTGAGGTCCGACCTGCTCATCACACCTGATTTCTACTGGGACCGAGAACACCTGGAGAAGCTCTACGACAAGACGTGCCAGTTCCTCAGCATCAACCGGCGAGTCAAC gTCGTCAATGAGAAGCTGGAACATTGTTCTCAGTTAACGGATTTGATGAGGAGCCACCTGAGTGAGAAGCACAGCTTGAGGTTGGAGTGGATGATAATCATCCTCATTGCTATtgag GTTATGTTTGAACTTGCAAAAATGATCTTCTGA
- the rmnd1 gene encoding required for meiotic nuclear division protein 1 homolog isoform X1, with protein sequence MLLRTLWSRLGALGPSGRKPVCICASARLSQCVQPRQCEPKPRTQSNWGAPGISARASGLHTAHPQSKCGGGQTRFYSPDLVKPVLKPSLKPAAVSVKRVPKGPRTKQPSRANQPSLNVDQDMMQCIAFATADQYHLPTLCHALIGHGFQEIDLPRDASNVLLISTDMAAKPDDDAVMFFFREGSVVFWNVEEKMMKKVLRILEQHEIQPYEVALVHWENEEINYTVGEYADTHTLITNTMGNTKLERGNFILSDKMDPHEAALEKFAFSNALCLSVKLAIWEVFLDSFVESIQSIPETLKSGKRVKLSSAEVMKKIGELFSLRHCINLRSDLLITPDFYWDREHLEKLYDKTCQFLSINRRVNVVNEKLEHCSQLTDLMRSHLSEKHSLRLEWMIIILIAIEVMFELAKMIF encoded by the exons ATGCTTCTCCGGACGCTGTGGTCCAGACTGGGAGCCCTGGGGCCATCAGGGAGGAAACCAGTCTGCATCTGTGCCTCGGCCCGTCTGTCCCAGTGCGTCCAACCGCGCCAGTGTGAACCCAAACCCAGGACTCAGTCAAACTGGGGGGCCCCAGGGATCTCTGCAAGGGCCTCTGGTCTACACACTGCTCACCCACAGAGTAAATGTGGAGGCGGACAGACGCGGTTTTATTCCCCCGACCTGGTGAAGCCCGTCTTGAAACCGAGTTTAAAACCAGCAGCAGTGTCCGTGAAAAGGGTTCCCAAAGGACCGAGAACCAAGCAGCCTTCCAGAGCCAACCAGCCTTCCCTGAACGTggaccag GATATGATGCAATGCATTGCCTTTGCGACAGCAGATCAGTATCATTTGCCGACACTTTGCCACGCCTTGATTGGCCACGGCTTCCAAGAGATAGATTTGCCAAGAG ATGCCTCAAATGTGCTGTTGATAAGCACGGACATGGCTGCTAAACCCGATGACGATGCGGTAATGTTCTTCTTCAG GGAAGGCTCAGTCGTTTTCTGGAATGTTGAAgagaaaatg ATGAAAAAGGTGTTGAGAATATTGGAACAGCATGAGATTCAACCCTATGAAGTAGCATTGGTCCACTGGGAAAATGAGGAGATTAATTACACTGTTGGAGAGTACGCtgatactcacacactcatcacaaatacaat GGGAAACACAAAGCTCGAGCGTGGCAACTTTATCCTGAGTGATAAGATGGATCCACATGAAGCTGCTCTGGAGAAATTTGCATTTTCAAACGCACTGTGCTTGTCAG TGAAGCTGGCGATATGGGAGGTGTTTCTAGACAGCTTTGTGGAGTCAATTCAATCCATTCCAGAG ACGCTGAAATCTGGCAAAAGAGTTAAATTGTCCTCTGCAGAGGTTATGAAGAAGATAGGGGAACTTTTCAGCTTACG aCACTGTATAAACCTGAGGTCCGACCTGCTCATCACACCTGATTTCTACTGGGACCGAGAACACCTGGAGAAGCTCTACGACAAGACGTGCCAGTTCCTCAGCATCAACCGGCGAGTCAAC gTCGTCAATGAGAAGCTGGAACATTGTTCTCAGTTAACGGATTTGATGAGGAGCCACCTGAGTGAGAAGCACAGCTTGAGGTTGGAGTGGATGATAATCATCCTCATTGCTATtgag GTTATGTTTGAACTTGCAAAAATGATCTTCTGA
- the ccdc170 gene encoding coiled-coil domain-containing protein 170, whose translation MENSDEVDQSHERERLKMRIAVLDESVNSCEVECKASRETVVMLVAELDRERRKAASSVAALDSLKGELDGLVVGRRSVEMERGTLVERLDASKRVVEAARRESRCLEKQVEELERKLQWSHAETRAAEEKLQVFLEKVSALLQGKSEKAPLLTEEEVLHDLENVCNKSLSEMEARLCRVSEELSEHADLRHRALQRAQLAEQQVQDLRERLRGLETELMAADMQRDGLRLNKQHYEEFLEQLSETMRVDGIAVDLGFDMRLKLILSRTEQLVRQEAAALVESKSLTYSLQRKFKSQKDQLESKGLHVQLLRNKVSQLEEEKRSRSASAVGRDDAHLETRRLQKKVERLQGELKATKLSNTELKAQLSHTSELKLKVVEQSPATQEQSKRPAQLAEAEKKLDAVSAELQSREQKTREDQQQLNALRRSLTQLSDRERELLDFRTVVSQMLGLDATALALPSYEIIKSLEGLLHPHHHHHHHHRHGNVPRLCTHQRPLPASSSFDVSPSGSAPLHEAQI comes from the exons ATGGAAAACTCTGATGAG GTGGACCAGTCTCACGAGAGGGAGAGGCTGAAGATGAGAATTGCCGTTTTGGATGAGAGTGTGAATTCCTGTGAGGTGGAGTGTAAAGCCAGCAGAGAGACGGTGGTGATGCTGGTGGCGGAGCTGGaccgggagaggaggaaggctgCCAGCAGCGTAGCGGCACTCGATTCACTCAAAGGG GAGTTGGACGGCCTGGTGGTGGGCAGGAGGAGCGTCGAGATGGAGAGGGGGACCCTCGTGGAGCGGCTCGACGCCAGCAAGAGGGTCGTAGAGGCAGCGAGGCGAGAGTCCCGTTGTCTGGAGAAACAGGTGGAGGAGCTTGAAAGGAAGCTCCAGTGGAGCCACGCGGAGACTCGGGCAGCGGAGGAGAAGCTGCAGGTGTTCCTGGAGAAAGTGTCGGCCCTGCTGCAGGGGAAGTCTGAGAAGGCCCCCCTGCTCACGGAGGAAGAGGTGTTACACGACCTGGAGAACGTCTGCAATAAG TCTTTGTCAGAGATGGAGGCCCGGCTGTGTCGCGTCTCCGAGGAGCTGAGCGAGCACGCCGACCTCCGGCACAGAGCCCTGCAGAGGGCTCAGCTCGCGGAGCAGCAAGTCCAGGACCTGAGGGAGCGGCTGCGAGGCCTGGAGACGGAGCTGATGGCAGCAGACATGCAGCGAGACGGGCTGAGGCTCAACAAACAGCAC TATGAAGAGTTTCTGGAGCAGCTGTCAGAGACCATGAGGGTTGACGGTATTGCTGTGGATCTGGGCTTCGACATGAGGCTGAAACTCATCCTGTCCCGGACCGAGCAGCTCGTCAGACAAGAGGCAGCAGCTCTGGTGGAGAGCAAAAGTCTGACCTACAGTCTGCAGAGGAAG TTTAAGTCGCAGAAAGACCAACTCGAGAGCAAAGGACTGCACGTCCAGCTCCTGAGGAACAAGGTGtcccagctggaggaggagaagaggagccgTTCGGCGTCGGCCGTGGGACGAGACGACGCTCATCTGGAGACCCGGAGGCTGCAGAAGAAAGTGGAGCGTCTCCAAGGCGAGCTGAAGGCCACCAAGCTGTCCAACACGGAGCTCAAGGCCCAGCTGTCCCACACCAGTGAGCTCAAG CTGAAAGTCGTGGAACAGAGTCCGGCCACGCAGGAGCAGAGCAAGAGGCCGGCTCAGCTGGCCGAGGCGGAGAAGAAGCTGGACGCAGTGAGCGCAGAGCTGCAGAGCCGAGAGCagaagaccagagaggaccagcaGCAGCTCAACGCCCTCAGACGGAGCCTGACGCAGCTGTCTGACcgggagagagag CTGCTGGACTTCCGGACGGTTGTTTCCCAGATGTTGGGTCTGGACGCCACCGCTCTGGCTCTTCCGAGCTATGAAATCATCAAATCATTGGAGGGCCTTCTtcaccctcatcatcatcatcatcatcatcatcgtcatggtaacgtgccCCGGCTCTGTACTCACCAGAGGCCTCTTCCTGCCAGCTCCTCTTTCGATGTCTCTCCCTCCGGGTCTGCTCCCCTCCACGAAGCCCAGATTTAA